Proteins co-encoded in one Arachis hypogaea cultivar Tifrunner chromosome 13, arahy.Tifrunner.gnm2.J5K5, whole genome shotgun sequence genomic window:
- the LOC112738181 gene encoding protein SMAX1-LIKE 5, which produces MRSGGCTLQQTLTAEAASVVKHALVLARRRGHAQVTPLHVAATLLSLRASSLRRACLRSQFPNHQQHPLQCRALELCFNVALNRLPTTTPTPPNFLSVNPSLSNALIAALKRAQAHQRRGCIEQHQQQPLLAIKVELEHLIISILDDPSVSRVMREAGFSSTAVKTNIEDSSSSSSPTSHSSSAAGPCSVFYSNNTNTFSTLRQTLKHQHHHFLGGNSSEYLPSSAMLFSPQHKSCNKEDMMAVLNALLSKKRNTVIVGDSLSISEAVMAELMVKLERGHVPDELKNTELIKFQFSGQMKREEVEMKLAALKRKVEGGGAIFYVGDLKWTVEGEGGGEVEHVVQEIGKLFNEKNSNNKKVWLMGTASYQTYIKCQRREPPLENHWALQPVPVPSSARLALTLHATSSVYDSKMSMPHNSSHMFDIMHLSNKKEDDEEEKLNCCEECASNYEKELGLFKPGHKKLLPSWLQTHTTESYQKDELGELKRKWNRLCNCLHHSKQLGQYGNNNNAKIYPYNSSYPWWPNQNTLFPDSNSTSISFADPVLPHHHHHNSNNNHHHHHLVPRFRRQQSCSTIEFNFTEVTQKKQESITRSATLDNQEVNISLALGNSNFRDDDGSGQTLVLQSRAHICKVLQENVPWQSETLPSIAEALVELDSGITTKKQWFLLQGNDFVGKTRLARAIAESVFGFGLVDNHDDVFLHLDMKKVGHSSVTIFPEVLATSLRTKEKVVVLIEDFDLADSRFKKFVGDEFEASKFGNLSKKDENLKQAIFILTSGGVDGDEVIKNKDKDSSVMNLVFKIETKASTMDFSSSSLAADCYLGHKKRRAHELDLFGKINKSPRIEENEENLLLQGQVNKKKDFSRQSSSNTLDLNMKADEEDYHDGEEDESSPISSDLTRDTMAEHMNSNGFLESIENRFEFNQSPARLKEKEEFFLNKIKESFDEVFEKKMVKFNVDEKVIEEIGVGCGNFTNSVFEKWLKDIFQNKLLETVINCDHGKEGIVFNITLCLGGGNGKGYNSKFDNSSGGGGGFMNSCLPKNIQINYFMD; this is translated from the exons ATGCGCTCAGGAGGTTGTACATTGCAACAGACGCTCACAGCGGAGGCGGCTTCAGTGGTGAAGCACGCGCTGGTGTTGGCGCGTAGGAGAGGCCATGCACAGGTGACCCCTCTCCACGTGGCCGCCACTTTGCTGTCTCTGAGAGCCAGCTCTCTCCGCCGAGCATGCCTCAGATCTCAATTTCCCAACCACCAGCAACACCCTCTTCAGTGCAGGGCGCTTGAGCTTTGCTTCAATGTCGCTCTCAATAGACTCCCTACCACAACGCCAACGCCGCCTAACTTTCTCAGCGTTAATCCCTCTCTTTCCAATGCTCTCATTGCTGCGCTTAAACGAGCCCAGGCTCACCAGCGACGTGGCTGCATTGAGCAGCACCAACAGCAGCCTCTTCTTGCTATCAAAGTTGAGCTTGAACACCTTATTATTTCCATTCTTGATGATCCTTCTGTTAGTCGGGTCATGAGAGAAGCTGGATTTTCCAGCACCGCTGTTAAGACTAATATtgaagattcttcttcttcttcttctccaacttcTCATTCCTCTTCTGCTGCTGGACCTTGTTCTGTTTTCTACTCCAACAACACCAACACTTTCAGCACTCTCAGGCAGACCCTCAAGCACCAGCACCATCATTTCTTGGGTGGTAATTCTTCTGAGTACCTTCCATCTTCAGCAATGCTGTTTTCCCCTCAGCACAAGTCTTGCAACAAGGAAGACATGATGGCGGTTCTTAATGCGCTGTtaagcaagaagaggaacactgTGATAGTTGGCGACTCTTTGTCGATAAGCGAGGCAGTGATGGCGGAACTGATGGTGAAGCTTGAAAGAGGCCATGTACCTGATGAGCTGAAGAACACAGAGTTGATCAAGTTCCAATTCTCAGGGCAGATGAAAAGGGAGGAAGTGGAAATGAAGCTCGCAGCACTGAAGAGAAAAGTAGAAGGAGGAGGTGCCATTTTCTATGTTGGGGACTTGAAGTGGACGGTGGAAGGTGAAGGAGGAGGAGAAGTTGAACATGTAGTACAAGAGATTGGGAAGTTGTTTAATGAAAAGAATAGTAATAATAAGAAGGTGTGGCTAATGGGAACAGCGAGTTACCAAACATATATAAAGTGTCAAAGAAGGGAGCCACCTCTTGAGAACCACTGGGCTCTTCAGCCTGTTCCTGTTCCATCATCAGCTCGACTTGCCTTGACTCTCCATGCTACTTCCAG tGTGTATGATTCGAAGATGAGCATGCCCCACAACTCTTCTCACATGTTTGACATAATGCACTTGAGTAACAAGAAGGAGGACGACGAGGAAGAAAAACTGAATTGTTGTGAAGAATGTGCGTCCAATTATGAAAAAGAACTTGGGTTGTTCAAGCCAGGACACAAGAAACTCTTGCCTTCTTGGCTTCAGACACATACCACCGAATCCTATCAGAAG GATGAATTGGGAGAGCTGAAGAGAAAATGGAACAGACTTTGCAACTGTCTCCACCATAGCAAACAACTTGGGCAATATGGTAACAATAACAATGCAAAGATCTATCCTTACAATTCGTCATACCCATGGTGGCCAAATCAAAACACTCTCTTCCCAGATTCAAATTCAACTTCCATATCTTTTGCTGATCCTGTTctgcctcatcatcatcatcataactccaacaacaaccaccaccaccaccacctggTGCCGCGGTTCCGGCGCCAACAATCATGCTCTACCATTGAGTTCAATTTCACCGAGGTCACTCAGAAAAAACAAGAATCAATAACAAGATCAGCCACCTTGGACAATCAAGAAGTAAATATTTCTCTGGCTCttggaaattcaaatttcagaGATGATGATGGTTCGGGCCAAACACTGGTACTTCAAAGTAGAGCTCATATTTGTAAAGTGTTGCAGGAAAATGTTCCATGGCAATCTGAAACACTTCCTTCAATAGCAGAGGCCTTGGTTGAACTTGATTCAGGAATAACAACAAAGAAACAATGGTTTCTTTTGCAGGGGAATGACTTTGTTGGCAAAACAAGGTTGGCGCGTGCCATCGCTGAATCCGTGTTTGGATTCGGCCTTGTGGATAATCATGATGATGTTTTCCTTCACTTGGATATGAAGAAAGTGGGGCATTCTTCTGTTACCATATTTCCTGAAGTTCTTGCTACATCACTGAGAACCAAAGAGAAGGTTGTTGTTTTAATTGAAGATTTCGATTTGGCCGATTCCCGGTTCAAGAAGTTTGTTGGTGATGAGTTTGAGGCATCAAAGTTTGGGAATTTAAGCAAAAAAGACGAGAATCTAAAGCAAGCTATATTCATTTTGACTTCGGGTGGGGTCGACGGCGATGAGGTGATCAAGAACAAGGACAAGGACTCATCGGTGATGAATTTGGTGTTCAAGATTGAAACCAAGGCTAGCACCATGGATTTTTCATCTTCATCATTGGCAGCTGATTGTTACTTGGGCCACAAGAAAAGAAGGGCTCATGAACTAGACTTGTTTGGAAAGATTAACAAGAGTCCAAGAATTGAAGAGAATGAAGAGAACTTGTTGCTTCAGGGACAAGTAAACAAGAAGAAAGACTTTTCAAGACAATCGAGTTCCAATACCCTTGATCTTAACATGAAAGCAGATGAAGAAGACTACCATGATGGAGAAGAAGATGAGAGTAGCCCAATTTCAAGTGATTTAACCAGGGATACAATGGCTGAACACATGAACTCAAATGGGTTCCTTGAATCAATTGAGAACAGGTTTGAGTTCAACCAAAGTCCAGCTAGattgaaagaaaaagaggaatTTTTTTTGAACAAGATCAAAGAGTCTTTTGATGAGGTTTTTGAGAAGAAGATGGTGAAGTTCAATGTAGATGAAAAGGTGATAGAGGAAATTGGTGTTGGGTGTGGTAATTTTACTAACAGCGTGTTTGAGAAATGGCTGAAAGACATTTTTCAAAACAAGTTATTAGAGACAGTTATTAACTGTGATCATGGGAAGGAGGGTATAGTTTTTAATATTACACTTTGTTTGGGGGGTGGTAATGGTAAAGGATATAATAGTAAATTTGATAATAGTAGTGGGGGTGGTGGCGGGTTCATGAATTCATGTTTGCCCAAGAATATCCAAATTAACTACTTCATGGATTGA